A stretch of the Ensifer sp. PDNC004 genome encodes the following:
- a CDS encoding phosphatase produces MALAAAVTADELYHPILNSNPAHPSGWPIRVIVSSQTEARHNRAIWAPTHLISIRAPGSRLLSMIELPPEKHLELFFGDTTDPDEPDAARPQAIDAAFAFVDRLPEDAHLLIHCLRGIGRATALTLGILARYMPPEDAAAALHALRPEAKPNRHVVNLCDTALGLKGKLAKQALRFPAKVWKPAKA; encoded by the coding sequence ATGGCGCTTGCGGCAGCCGTTACTGCGGATGAACTTTACCATCCCATCCTCAATTCCAATCCGGCGCATCCGTCCGGCTGGCCGATCCGGGTCATCGTCAGCTCGCAGACCGAAGCGCGGCACAATCGCGCGATCTGGGCGCCGACGCACCTGATCTCCATCCGTGCGCCCGGCAGCCGGCTTCTGTCGATGATCGAGCTGCCGCCGGAAAAGCACCTGGAACTGTTTTTCGGCGACACGACCGATCCAGACGAGCCGGATGCGGCACGCCCGCAGGCGATCGACGCCGCCTTCGCTTTCGTCGACCGTCTGCCCGAGGACGCGCATCTGCTCATCCATTGCCTGCGCGGCATCGGCCGCGCGACGGCGCTGACGCTGGGCATTCTGGCGCGCTACATGCCGCCGGAAGACGCGGCCGCAGCCCTGCATGCGTTGCGACCGGAGGCCAAGCCGAACCGGCATGTGGTCAACCTTTGCGACACGGCGCTCGGGCTCAAGGGCAAACTCGCCAAGCAGGCGCTGCGCTTCCCGGCGAAAGTCTGGAAACCGGCCAAAGCCTGA
- the tam gene encoding trans-aconitate 2-methyltransferase: MAWSPAQYLKFEDERTRPARDLLAQVPDLPEGLAFDLGCGPGNSTELIRDRFPWSTLSGLDSDENMLVAAAKRLPGVSFEKADLATWVPPTGASLFYGNAVFQWLPNHLTIFERLMKALASCGTLAVQMPDNLAEPSHVLMEETARSPAFAEAFAGKTIRRNPMPPPATYVECLAPWAARIEVWHTIYYHRLANAEAIVEWVKGTGLRPYLDALPEGRRSGFLADYTDRIRAAYPATSDGKVLLRFPRFFILAVKAA; this comes from the coding sequence ATGGCCTGGTCGCCCGCGCAGTATCTGAAGTTCGAAGACGAACGTACTCGACCAGCCAGAGACCTTCTCGCCCAAGTGCCCGACCTGCCGGAAGGCCTCGCCTTCGATCTCGGCTGCGGCCCGGGAAACTCCACCGAACTCATCCGCGACCGGTTTCCCTGGAGCACACTTTCAGGCCTCGACAGCGACGAGAACATGCTCGTTGCCGCCGCCAAGCGATTGCCCGGAGTATCCTTCGAAAAGGCGGATCTTGCGACCTGGGTTCCCCCCACCGGCGCCTCGCTGTTTTACGGCAACGCCGTCTTCCAATGGCTTCCGAACCATCTCACGATCTTCGAAAGGCTGATGAAGGCGCTCGCCTCCTGCGGCACGCTCGCGGTGCAGATGCCGGACAATCTCGCAGAGCCGAGCCACGTGCTGATGGAAGAGACCGCGCGCAGCCCGGCTTTCGCTGAGGCCTTTGCCGGCAAGACCATCCGCCGTAACCCAATGCCGCCGCCGGCAACCTATGTCGAATGCCTGGCGCCATGGGCCGCGCGTATCGAGGTCTGGCACACGATCTACTATCATCGCCTCGCCAATGCGGAGGCGATCGTCGAATGGGTGAAGGGGACCGGCCTTAGACCCTATCTCGACGCCCTGCCCGAGGGCCGGCGGAGCGGCTTTCTCGCCGACTACACCGACAGGATACGCGCAGCCTATCCGGCGACGAGCGACGGCAAGGTGCTCCTGCGTTTTCCGCGGTTCTTCATCCTGGCGGTCAAGGCGGCCTGA
- a CDS encoding MFS transporter, with protein sequence MPIAILALTIAAYAIGTTEFVIVGLLPTVATDLNVTLPLAGLIVSVYALGVTFGAPVLTALTGRIERKPLLIGLMALFIVGNAAAALSPSYEPLLVARVISAFAHGVFFSVGSTIAADLVPEDRRASAIAMMFMGLTVAIVTGVPLGTWIGQTFGWRATFWAVTGLGVVALVAIAALLPNTLSKAPPAKLIDQVRVLGSGRLLIVFAMTALGYGGTFVAFTFLAPILQDITGFSESAVSLILVLYGITIAIGNIAGGKIANRDPVKALIGLFLAQAAVLVLFTFTAPSPVLTLVTLAALGFLSFANVPGLQLYVVQLAKQHRPGAVDVASALNIAAFNLGIAVGAWLGGVIVASPLGLGMTPVIGALLVAAALLLTLLSGALDRRTGAAYQTA encoded by the coding sequence GTGCCCATTGCCATACTTGCGCTGACGATCGCGGCCTATGCGATCGGAACCACGGAATTCGTGATCGTCGGCCTGCTGCCGACTGTCGCCACCGACCTCAATGTCACCCTGCCGCTCGCCGGCCTGATCGTCAGCGTCTATGCGCTCGGCGTCACCTTCGGCGCGCCGGTGCTGACCGCCCTCACCGGGCGGATCGAGCGAAAGCCGCTGCTGATCGGCCTGATGGCGCTGTTCATCGTCGGCAATGCCGCCGCCGCATTGTCGCCGAGCTATGAACCGCTGCTCGTCGCCCGCGTCATTTCCGCCTTTGCCCATGGCGTATTCTTCTCGGTCGGTTCGACCATTGCCGCCGACCTGGTACCGGAAGACCGCCGCGCCTCGGCCATTGCCATGATGTTCATGGGCCTCACGGTCGCGATCGTCACCGGCGTGCCGCTCGGCACCTGGATCGGCCAGACCTTCGGCTGGCGCGCCACCTTCTGGGCCGTGACCGGTCTCGGCGTCGTCGCTCTTGTCGCGATCGCGGCCCTGTTGCCGAACACGCTCTCCAAGGCCCCGCCGGCAAAGCTCATCGACCAGGTCCGCGTGCTCGGCTCCGGCCGCCTGCTGATCGTCTTTGCCATGACCGCGCTCGGTTACGGCGGCACCTTCGTCGCCTTCACGTTCCTCGCGCCGATCCTGCAGGACATCACCGGCTTTTCGGAAAGCGCCGTCAGCCTGATCCTGGTGCTCTACGGGATCACGATCGCCATCGGCAACATTGCCGGCGGCAAGATCGCCAACCGCGACCCGGTGAAGGCGCTGATCGGCCTCTTCCTGGCGCAGGCGGCCGTGCTCGTGCTCTTCACCTTTACCGCCCCCTCGCCGGTGCTGACGCTGGTGACGCTTGCAGCCCTCGGCTTCCTGTCCTTTGCCAATGTGCCCGGCTTGCAGCTCTATGTCGTACAGCTTGCCAAGCAACACCGTCCCGGCGCCGTCGATGTCGCCTCGGCGCTCAACATCGCGGCCTTCAACCTCGGCATCGCCGTCGGTGCCTGGCTCGGTGGCGTGATCGTCGCCTCGCCGCTCGGCCTCGGCATGACGCCCGTCATCGGTGCCCTGCTCGTCGCCGCAGCCCTGCTTTTGACGCTACTCAGCGGCGCCCTTGATCGTCGCACCGGGGCGGCCTACCAAACGGCTTGA
- a CDS encoding zinc-dependent alcohol dehydrogenase family protein has protein sequence MKAMYYEAFEKMPEIRTLPDPTPTENGVVIKVEATGLCRSDWHGWMGHDADIRLPHVPGHELAGVVTATGRGVMRYKVGDRVTVPFVSGCGRCGECRSGNQQVCEAQFQPGFTHWGSFAEYVALDFADQNLVHLPESMDFTTAASLGCRFATSFRAIADQAKVKGGEWVAVHGCGGVGLSAIMIAAALGAQPIAIDIAEDKLAFAKKLGAVAVINGRDVQDVAAAVKDITGGGAHVSIDALGNPVTCFNSIKNLRRRGRHVQVGLMLGDQATPQIPMAQVIGHELEIYGSHGMQAWRYDAMLAMIADGKLKPQQLIGREISLEEAIPALVAMDRATDLGISVITRF, from the coding sequence ATGAAAGCCATGTATTACGAGGCCTTCGAGAAGATGCCGGAAATCCGCACCCTTCCCGATCCGACACCGACGGAGAACGGCGTGGTCATCAAGGTCGAGGCAACTGGGCTTTGCCGGTCCGACTGGCACGGCTGGATGGGCCATGACGCCGATATCCGCCTGCCGCATGTGCCCGGCCATGAGCTGGCGGGCGTGGTGACCGCCACCGGCCGCGGCGTCATGCGCTACAAGGTCGGCGATCGGGTGACCGTCCCCTTCGTTTCCGGATGCGGCCGTTGCGGCGAGTGCCGCTCGGGAAACCAGCAGGTCTGCGAGGCGCAGTTCCAGCCGGGCTTTACCCATTGGGGCTCGTTTGCCGAATATGTCGCGCTCGACTTTGCCGACCAGAACCTCGTGCATCTGCCCGAAAGCATGGACTTCACCACGGCTGCGAGCCTCGGCTGCCGCTTCGCAACGTCGTTCCGCGCCATCGCCGACCAGGCCAAGGTCAAGGGCGGCGAGTGGGTGGCGGTGCATGGCTGCGGCGGCGTCGGCCTCTCGGCAATCATGATCGCGGCGGCCCTCGGCGCCCAGCCGATCGCGATCGACATCGCCGAAGACAAGCTCGCCTTCGCCAAAAAACTCGGCGCGGTCGCTGTCATCAATGGCCGTGACGTGCAGGACGTGGCAGCGGCTGTGAAGGATATCACCGGCGGTGGCGCCCATGTCTCGATCGACGCGCTCGGCAATCCGGTGACCTGCTTCAACTCGATCAAGAACTTGCGCCGGCGCGGCCGCCACGTCCAGGTTGGCCTGATGCTCGGCGACCAGGCGACGCCGCAGATCCCGATGGCGCAGGTGATCGGCCACGAACTCGAAATCTATGGCAGCCACGGCATGCAGGCCTGGCGCTACGACGCCATGCTGGCGATGATCGCCGACGGCAAGCTGAAGCCGCAGCAACTGATCGGCCGGGAAATTTCTCTTGAAGAGGCGATCCCTGCCCTCGTCGCCATGGACCGCGCCACCGATCTCGGCATCAGCGTCATCACGCGTTTCTGA
- a CDS encoding aldo/keto reductase: MHSVNSNGANIPALGFGTFRMPGADVLRVLPEALKLGFHHVDTAQIYGNEAEVGEAIQNSGVSRADIFLTTKVWVDKYAHRDFLASVDESLKKLRTDRVDLLLLHWPGGSDVPMAERIGALNDVHKAGKVRHIGISNFNTAQMEEAVKLSDAPVATNQVEYHPYLDQTKVLQTARKHGMSITAYYAMANGKVPNDPLLKEIGARHGKTAAQVALRWLVQQKDVITLSKTATIDRLKENFAIFDFALGDGEMAEIHALARADGRIVNPEGLAPVWDKAA; the protein is encoded by the coding sequence ATGCATTCCGTCAATTCCAACGGCGCCAACATTCCGGCGCTCGGCTTCGGCACTTTCCGCATGCCCGGCGCCGATGTGCTGCGCGTTCTGCCGGAAGCCTTGAAGCTCGGCTTCCACCACGTGGACACCGCACAGATCTACGGCAACGAGGCCGAAGTCGGCGAAGCGATCCAGAATTCCGGTGTCTCCCGTGCCGATATCTTCCTCACCACCAAGGTCTGGGTCGACAAATATGCCCATCGCGACTTCCTCGCTTCGGTCGACGAAAGCCTGAAGAAGCTGAGGACCGACCGTGTCGATCTGCTGCTCCTGCACTGGCCGGGCGGCAGCGACGTGCCGATGGCCGAGCGCATCGGCGCCCTCAACGACGTGCACAAGGCCGGCAAGGTCCGCCATATCGGCATCAGCAACTTCAACACGGCGCAGATGGAAGAGGCCGTGAAGCTCAGCGACGCGCCTGTTGCCACCAACCAGGTCGAGTACCACCCCTATCTCGACCAGACCAAGGTGCTCCAGACCGCCCGCAAGCACGGCATGTCGATCACCGCCTATTACGCGATGGCGAACGGCAAGGTGCCGAACGATCCGCTCCTGAAGGAGATCGGCGCCCGCCACGGCAAGACCGCCGCGCAAGTCGCGCTGCGCTGGCTGGTGCAGCAGAAGGACGTGATCACGCTTTCGAAGACCGCGACGATCGATCGCCTGAAGGAAAACTTCGCGATCTTCGACTTCGCGCTCGGCGACGGCGAAATGGCAGAGATCCACGCGCTTGCGCGTGCCGACGGCCGCATCGTCAACCCGGAAGGCCTTGCCCCCGTCTGGGACAAGGCTGCTTAA
- a CDS encoding haloacid dehalogenase type II, with product MSHAAYVFDAYGTLFDVHAAVRRHAEEIGPDGQAFSELWRAKQLEYSWVRSLMGSYQDFWKLTEQALDFAFARFPSADPKLRKRLLDAYWTLDCYPEVPAVLKGLKERGARIAILSNGSPAMLASAVRNAALDIVIDDVFSVDAVKAFKTAPAVYDLVTTSYRLYPHAVSFQSSNRWDIAGATKFGFRTVWINRADMPDEYRDHGPALILPSLESLQFGI from the coding sequence ATGTCCCACGCGGCCTATGTGTTTGACGCCTACGGCACGCTCTTCGACGTGCATGCGGCCGTCAGGCGCCACGCTGAGGAGATCGGTCCGGACGGGCAGGCTTTTTCCGAACTCTGGCGCGCCAAGCAACTCGAATATTCTTGGGTACGCTCGCTGATGGGCAGCTACCAGGATTTCTGGAAGCTGACCGAACAGGCGCTCGACTTTGCCTTCGCGCGCTTTCCCTCCGCCGACCCGAAGCTGCGCAAGCGGTTGCTGGACGCTTACTGGACGCTCGATTGCTATCCGGAAGTGCCGGCAGTTCTGAAAGGCCTCAAGGAGCGCGGGGCGCGGATCGCCATCCTCTCCAACGGTTCGCCGGCCATGCTCGCGTCAGCCGTGCGCAACGCCGCACTCGATATCGTCATCGACGACGTCTTTTCGGTCGACGCGGTCAAGGCGTTCAAGACGGCGCCTGCCGTCTACGATCTCGTCACCACCAGCTACAGGCTCTACCCGCACGCCGTGTCGTTCCAGTCGTCTAACCGCTGGGACATTGCCGGGGCAACGAAGTTCGGCTTCCGCACCGTGTGGATCAATAGGGCGGACATGCCGGACGAATATCGCGATCACGGGCCTGCCTTGATCCTGCCCTCTCTCGAAAGTCTGCAATTCGGTATCTGA
- a CDS encoding LysR family transcriptional regulator: MDNRAGEMEVFVAVSETRSFSAAARRLKLSPSAVSKLVTRIEDRLGTRLLVRSTRTLQLTPEGEVYFQRAQRILGDIAETEHVVAAGGRMAPRGLLRVNAAVGFGERYIMPLAPEFLARYPEVQLDLTLTDSMIDVVGERTDVAIRTGPLRDSSLKARKLMETRPVVIASPAYLEKHGIPKTPDDLDGHNCIRFNFRRSVDEWAFHMPGQSQIEHRMVSGNMQVSSGSIVRQLCLAGVGIGRIGRFHVEPDFEAGTLVPLLEDYQSGDIETVYAVYAGHEHLAARIRAFIDFLAERM; encoded by the coding sequence ATGGACAACCGGGCGGGTGAGATGGAGGTTTTTGTCGCCGTGTCGGAGACCCGCAGCTTTTCTGCTGCGGCGCGGCGTCTGAAACTGTCGCCGTCGGCGGTCAGCAAGCTGGTGACCCGCATCGAGGATCGGCTCGGCACGCGTCTTCTCGTACGCTCGACCCGCACCTTGCAGCTCACACCGGAGGGCGAAGTCTATTTCCAGCGGGCGCAACGGATCCTCGGAGATATTGCCGAGACCGAGCATGTCGTCGCCGCCGGCGGACGCATGGCGCCGCGCGGGCTCTTGCGGGTGAACGCCGCCGTCGGCTTCGGCGAGCGCTACATCATGCCGCTCGCGCCGGAGTTCCTGGCGCGATACCCGGAGGTCCAGCTCGACCTGACGCTGACCGATAGCATGATCGATGTGGTGGGCGAACGCACGGACGTGGCGATCCGCACCGGACCGCTGCGCGACTCATCCCTGAAGGCGCGCAAGCTGATGGAAACCCGGCCGGTGGTGATCGCCTCGCCCGCCTACCTGGAAAAGCACGGGATCCCGAAAACCCCTGACGATCTCGACGGCCACAACTGCATTCGTTTCAATTTCCGCCGCAGCGTCGACGAATGGGCGTTTCACATGCCCGGCCAGTCTCAGATCGAGCACCGAATGGTCTCCGGCAATATGCAGGTTTCGAGCGGCTCGATCGTCCGCCAGCTCTGCCTTGCCGGGGTCGGCATCGGCCGGATCGGCCGGTTTCATGTCGAGCCGGATTTCGAGGCCGGAACGCTGGTTCCGCTGCTCGAGGACTATCAGTCAGGTGATATCGAGACGGTCTATGCAGTCTATGCGGGCCACGAGCATCTCGCGGCCCGCATCCGCGCCTTCATCGATTTTCTCGCCGAGCGCATGTAA
- the wrbA gene encoding NAD(P)H:quinone oxidoreductase, with product MTKVLVLYYSSYGHIETMAKAVAEGARTAGATVALKRVPEIVPEAVAVKAGYKRNHDAPVATVAELPDYDAIIIGTPTRFGNMAAQMKNFLDQAGGIWARDALVGRIGSVFTSTGSQHGGQESTILATHTVLLHLGMVITGLPYSFKGQMRMDEITGGSPYGASTLADDGNGGDRQPSANELEGARFQGRHVAELAAALVAGRTRVGEIA from the coding sequence ATGACCAAGGTGCTCGTGCTCTACTATTCCTCCTACGGCCACATCGAGACCATGGCGAAGGCCGTCGCCGAGGGTGCGCGCACCGCCGGCGCCACCGTCGCGCTCAAGCGCGTGCCGGAAATCGTCCCGGAAGCCGTGGCCGTCAAGGCCGGCTACAAGCGCAACCACGATGCGCCGGTGGCAACTGTCGCCGAACTGCCCGACTATGACGCGATCATCATCGGCACGCCGACGCGGTTCGGCAACATGGCCGCCCAGATGAAGAACTTTCTCGACCAGGCGGGTGGGATCTGGGCGCGCGATGCCCTGGTCGGGCGTATCGGCAGCGTTTTTACCTCGACCGGAAGCCAGCATGGTGGCCAGGAATCGACGATACTCGCCACGCATACCGTACTGCTGCATCTCGGAATGGTGATCACCGGCCTTCCCTACAGCTTCAAAGGCCAGATGCGCATGGACGAAATCACCGGCGGATCACCCTATGGCGCCTCGACGCTGGCCGACGACGGCAATGGCGGCGACCGGCAGCCGAGCGCCAACGAGCTGGAAGGCGCACGCTTCCAGGGGCGCCACGTGGCGGAACTGGCGGCAGCGCTGGTTGCCGGACGCACCCGCGTTGGGGAGATCGCCTGA
- a CDS encoding LysR family transcriptional regulator, which yields MLDALTLDQMRTFVTVAESGSFRAGAARLSRVQSAVSHAIANMEAELGVALFDRSGHRPVLTAEGQALLANARDILLRVDAMRARARGLGEGIELELSLVVDTLFPIETVGLALKEMRGAYPDVSIRLAVLPLGGPVDGLVDRRFTLGITVGEDFRDPAIARRALATVELVAVVAANHPLGLRAGGDALDTAELADHLQIVLSDPSHRTVGRDFGVLSPQTCRVSSQDTKHAMIRSGLGWGRLPFWQVERDLAEGRLVRMPTAALGRNSQVGAEAYLVHRIDEPLGPAARVFNEALARICAEG from the coding sequence ATGCTCGATGCGCTCACTCTCGATCAGATGCGGACCTTCGTGACCGTCGCCGAAAGCGGAAGCTTCCGGGCCGGTGCCGCCAGGCTCTCACGGGTGCAGTCGGCCGTCAGCCACGCCATCGCCAACATGGAGGCCGAACTCGGTGTCGCCCTGTTCGACCGTTCCGGCCATCGGCCGGTCCTGACGGCGGAAGGGCAGGCGCTGCTCGCCAACGCCCGCGACATCCTGCTCAGAGTGGACGCCATGCGCGCCCGGGCACGCGGGCTCGGCGAAGGCATCGAGCTTGAGCTTTCGCTGGTCGTCGATACGCTGTTTCCGATCGAGACCGTCGGCCTGGCGTTGAAGGAGATGCGGGGCGCCTATCCGGATGTGTCCATCCGGCTTGCGGTCCTGCCGCTCGGCGGGCCGGTCGATGGCCTGGTCGATCGCCGCTTCACGCTCGGCATCACCGTCGGCGAGGATTTCCGCGATCCGGCGATCGCCCGCCGGGCGCTTGCGACGGTCGAACTCGTCGCGGTCGTCGCTGCAAATCATCCCTTGGGCCTGCGCGCAGGGGGAGATGCGCTCGACACTGCCGAGCTTGCGGACCATCTGCAGATCGTCCTGTCGGATCCGTCGCATCGTACGGTCGGGCGCGACTTCGGCGTGCTCTCGCCGCAAACCTGCCGCGTCAGCAGCCAGGACACGAAACATGCGATGATCCGTTCGGGCCTGGGCTGGGGTCGGTTGCCGTTCTGGCAGGTGGAGCGCGACCTTGCCGAAGGCCGGCTCGTGCGCATGCCGACGGCCGCCCTCGGCCGCAACAGCCAGGTGGGGGCCGAAGCCTATCTCGTTCACCGGATCGACGAGCCGCTCGGGCCGGCCGCCCGCGTCTTCAACGAGGCTCTCGCCCGGATCTGCGCGGAGGGCTAG
- a CDS encoding GNAT family N-acetyltransferase, whose amino-acid sequence MRIKHLDADDVDIFRRIRLEALNRDPDAFASTAADWERLSTEEWRTRLTANAVFVAFDSDEPVGIMGLMRERASRLAHRGTIIMVYVRDEARGSGVARQLLAQLTDHARSAGIRLLELVVRADNPTAIRFYERAGFYKIGHVPGGMRDGDREVDEFLMARHIDGRAPPIETLQGATR is encoded by the coding sequence GTGCGCATCAAGCATCTCGACGCAGACGACGTGGACATCTTCCGCCGCATCAGGCTGGAAGCGCTCAACCGCGACCCCGATGCCTTCGCCTCGACGGCGGCCGACTGGGAGCGGCTTTCAACGGAGGAATGGCGGACGCGGCTGACCGCCAACGCCGTATTCGTGGCCTTCGACAGCGATGAGCCGGTCGGCATCATGGGCCTGATGCGCGAGCGTGCGAGCCGGCTGGCGCATCGGGGCACGATCATCATGGTCTATGTGCGCGACGAGGCCCGCGGGTCCGGCGTGGCGCGACAGCTGCTTGCGCAACTGACCGACCATGCGCGCTCGGCCGGCATCCGACTGCTCGAACTCGTGGTGCGTGCCGACAATCCGACGGCGATCCGCTTTTATGAACGTGCGGGTTTCTACAAGATCGGGCACGTTCCCGGCGGCATGCGCGACGGCGACCGGGAGGTCGACGAATTTCTGATGGCGCGCCACATCGACGGCCGCGCCCCACCCATTGAGACATTGCAAGGAGCGACCCGATGA
- a CDS encoding MFS transporter, with translation MSLHEAQASDFAPDWPAIIAVVLGVTAFSVAQGLTYPLISLSLESRGVSAGMIGLNAMGFATGLGVATLILGRLTRFASADKLIIASLIGCSICLATLASTSELVIWFIARFALGFFVSMVFMLGEAWLNTACPDRLRGRVSGLYGAGMCGGFAAGPLAIPLLGTSGGLGFALLAIYIALVAFLTGLLTMGARTRPEPTSTRDLFAFFKKAPILILMVLMFGFADIAAISAMPVYFVKTGHSQAFAALSVTALAIPTALAQPFIGVLLDRLPRRRVAISAAAVAASGYLLVPLLSSDIALLLTFAFIGAASFALYTAALTMLGEEYRGSMLVAGSAAFSLAYAAGSAAGSGATGALMNFINPIAGPIGVGVVLVVFTLAFALNGRR, from the coding sequence ATGTCGTTGCATGAGGCGCAGGCGAGCGATTTTGCTCCCGACTGGCCGGCGATCATCGCCGTCGTTCTTGGTGTCACCGCCTTCTCGGTAGCGCAGGGGCTCACCTATCCGCTGATCTCGCTTTCGCTTGAGAGCCGCGGCGTCTCGGCCGGCATGATCGGCCTTAACGCCATGGGCTTTGCCACCGGTCTCGGCGTTGCGACCCTCATTCTCGGCCGGCTGACCCGGTTCGCCTCCGCCGACAAGCTGATCATCGCCAGCCTGATTGGCTGTTCTATCTGTCTCGCGACGCTGGCCTCGACGTCGGAACTCGTCATCTGGTTTATCGCCCGCTTTGCGCTCGGCTTTTTCGTCAGCATGGTCTTCATGCTCGGTGAAGCGTGGCTGAACACCGCCTGCCCGGACCGGCTGCGCGGCCGCGTCTCCGGCCTCTATGGTGCCGGCATGTGCGGCGGCTTTGCCGCGGGTCCGCTGGCGATCCCCCTGCTTGGCACCAGCGGCGGTCTCGGCTTTGCCCTCCTGGCGATCTACATCGCGCTGGTCGCGTTCCTCACCGGGCTGCTGACCATGGGCGCCCGCACCCGGCCGGAACCCACCTCGACGCGTGACCTCTTTGCCTTTTTCAAGAAGGCGCCAATCCTGATCCTCATGGTGCTGATGTTCGGTTTTGCCGATATCGCGGCGATCTCGGCCATGCCTGTCTATTTCGTCAAGACGGGCCACAGCCAGGCCTTTGCCGCGCTCAGCGTCACGGCGCTGGCGATACCGACGGCACTCGCGCAGCCTTTCATCGGTGTGCTTCTCGACCGGCTGCCGCGCCGCCGGGTGGCGATCTCGGCGGCCGCGGTCGCTGCCAGCGGCTATCTGCTCGTGCCGTTGCTGTCGTCCGATATCGCTCTGCTTCTGACCTTCGCCTTCATCGGCGCGGCGAGCTTCGCGCTCTATACGGCAGCACTCACCATGCTCGGGGAAGAGTATCGCGGCAGCATGCTGGTTGCCGGCAGTGCCGCCTTTTCGCTCGCCTATGCCGCCGGCAGTGCCGCTGGCTCCGGCGCGACCGGCGCGCTGATGAACTTTATCAACCCGATCGCTGGCCCGATCGGCGTGGGCGTCGTGCTGGTGGTCTTCACGCTTGCCTTCGCGCTCAACGGCCGACGCTAG
- a CDS encoding YoaK family protein, translating to MTIARRRRLIKRQRTGTALAVAATISFLAGMTDAIGLLSIGDFVSFMSGNTTRAAIALGDGDLTGALLLVGALGAFIIGNALGVIAAARLGVVGVLSMVSLVLMLCAGFGTSMPKPFYFYGIVLAMGLVNAAVEHIEGLPIGLTYVTGALSRFGRGLGRWLLGNTNRQWLMQIVPWLGMFSGAVAGAVLQRHFGPASLWASFALSAGLTLATILVPSRWSKRYIHPG from the coding sequence ATGACCATTGCGAGACGGCGAAGACTGATCAAGCGGCAGCGCACCGGCACGGCGCTGGCCGTCGCCGCGACGATCTCGTTTCTCGCCGGGATGACCGACGCGATCGGGCTCTTGAGCATCGGCGACTTCGTTTCGTTCATGAGCGGCAACACGACCCGGGCGGCGATCGCGCTCGGCGACGGCGACCTCACCGGCGCCCTGCTGCTCGTCGGCGCGCTTGGAGCGTTCATCATCGGCAACGCGCTCGGCGTGATTGCGGCCGCACGCCTCGGCGTCGTCGGCGTCCTCTCGATGGTCAGTTTGGTGCTAATGCTCTGCGCCGGCTTCGGAACCTCGATGCCAAAGCCCTTCTATTTCTACGGCATCGTGCTTGCCATGGGCCTGGTCAATGCCGCCGTCGAGCACATCGAGGGCCTGCCGATCGGGCTCACCTACGTGACTGGTGCCCTTTCCCGTTTCGGGCGCGGCCTCGGCCGCTGGCTGCTCGGCAACACCAACCGCCAATGGCTCATGCAGATCGTGCCCTGGCTTGGCATGTTCTCTGGCGCTGTCGCCGGCGCCGTCCTGCAGCGCCATTTCGGCCCGGCGTCTCTTTGGGCTTCCTTCGCGCTTAGCGCCGGGCTCACGCTGGCCACCATCCTGGTGCCGTCGCGCTGGTCGAAGCGCTACATCCATCCGGGCTGA